From one Cucurbita pepo subsp. pepo cultivar mu-cu-16 chromosome LG17, ASM280686v2, whole genome shotgun sequence genomic stretch:
- the LOC111778208 gene encoding protein NETWORKED 1D isoform X1, whose protein sequence is MTTSSRTNSRRMYSWWWDSHISPKNSRWLQENLTDMDVKVKQMIKLLEEDADSFARRAEMYYKKRPELMKLVEEFYRAYRALAERYDNATGVLRQAHRTMAEVFPNQVPFDDSPAGLGNEGDPRTPEMPPAIRALFDSDELQKDGLGLSPQSNAGRRNAAFTEESNIVTGRRGLKQFNDIFGSGEGRAKKGLNFQDFEENERNGGNDIKVSATEAEISALKEALAKLEAEKEAGLLQYQQSLDKLSNLQSEVSRAQEDSTRLNDRASKAETEAQNLREALSKLESEQEASLLKYQQCLDKVSLLESDIVNVQRGAEELTERASKAENEAESLRQGLAEVGAEKEAALARYRESLERIVRLEEKLLHAEESSRRYNEQAEKAESELIILKQAVEKLTEEIEAAAVQYLQCLEKISSLEYKLSCAEEEAERLHGQINEGVMKLRSAEEKCHLLETSNLALQSELESLVLKMGSQKEELTENQKELGRLWNCMQDEHLRFVEAETAFQTLQDMHSRTEEELRSLAAEHQNRTQILKNLEIRNQSLVTEVQEAKNESRKLDELNMSSALSIKNLQDELLRLREKISKLEAEVEHRTNERNALQQEIYCLKEEINELNKKNVAILEQVESTGYNLDCFGTSVKELQDEHSRMKGSYETEKSEKAALLEKLIILEKLVEKNAFLENSISDMSVDLEETKERVKMLEESYQSLLGEKSTLSSEKVVLTSLLQVTTKNLEELSEKSTVLENSHSDAMAELEALRVKSKDLEDSCQLLDQQKSELITERESLLYQLDTSHNTLEDLNKRYCESLEKHLVLANERESAFCEIEKLKTDLDAEKQVHSSFTEISKKRLADMESQMRRLQEECDHWKKDYEGETEKAINSQFMIFVLQNCMQDMKDHNISLILESRKLFEVSERSKEAISELERENLNAQGQIKSFIEKNKILRTGLQQVLTTLDIHAYHGFDNEGEQDQTFLKNIFRKLEEKQNSIKEIYDEYYQLVIEKSITEKLLLQLKNEAANILMERNAFDQEHRIQSEQILILQSRILELSEELRLNVMKGNHKEQAFKTEMENVCRNLHNVQEAYQILRVSNSEALDEKSSLTKEVVDLGKQRCQLEEENNDMFNETIFQSQLFLICKDIINEILEEMRKLAERRDELQVRNNNLDERVRELERKFGYEKTMNLELTMFLEKSRSEAENYLTEKNTLDQEYQNQSERYSTLQVEMEKLLELNEEMRLKIVEGSRKEEALTTEMSNVCKKLQNLEGAYQILQTENCKATEEEKFLTNEILGLRKEKHELEDTNIDMFGETIFRSQLSLIYKDIVSENLQELRKLVECMDKLQSTNKDLEESLKTMEGKLEEEQTKNSELIMSLATSERVIEETRTLLSLKEELEEMNEEQKKHMELELQMKNNEVESWESEAATLFGELQISAIHQSIYEDKIHELTEACEILQDRNSSKDLEIKLLKNKIVSSEGENGRMKTELAAYAPAIQTLKDSISSLEKHAIPSTKQQKVYKQEVKESDSSTSQHPESFQQPDSDQVHLDGLVDLQGLNRRIQAIEVAFEEYEGQTTLEKFNASAKLEKALKEIEEIKSGQESGHLTNDKSALRGQERYNRSHSKSEISEAGNEVLTKDILLDRVSDRSSYGNSQRETATPGDRMLQLWESTDQDGSYDWAAGKAPMVASSSTEYRWVGSTRRQSSKDPSSEPLVEKELGVDKLEISKRLSDLPHEGNKRRILERLDSDVQKLANLQITVQDLKKKMDATEKSKIEKGLEYDTVKEQVEEAEEAITKLYEMNLKLTKNVQDSFLVADGSSTLEPEENDSVQSRRISEQARKGSEKIGRLQLELKKLQFLIMKLDGEREARGKSKVLERSPRVLLRDYLYGGTRTKQKQKKKTPFCACMKPPTKG, encoded by the exons ATGACGACTAGTTCACGTACAAATTCTAGGCGTATGTATTCTTGGTGGTGGGATAGTCATATTAGCCCCAAAAATTCTAGATGGCTTCAAGAAAACCTTACAG ATATGGATGTCAAGGTGAAACAGATGATCAAGCTTCTTGAAGAGGATGCAGATTCCTTTGCAAGGAGGGCTGAGATGTACTACAAGAAGCGCCCGGAGCTTATGAAGTTGGTTGAAGAATTCTACCGTGCATACCGTGCGTTGGCAGAAAGATACGATAATGCAACCGGGGTGCTTCGCCAGGCTCATCGGACGATGGCTGAAGTGTTTCCTAATCAGGTTCCGTTTGATGATTCGCCTGCTGGTTTGGGGAATGAGGGTGATCCACGGACACCTGAGATGCCACCAGCTATACGTGCTCTGTTTGACTCAGATGAGTTGCAAAAGGATGGCTTGGGGCTTTCACCCCAATCCAATGCTGGCAGAAGAAATGCAGCGTTTACGGAAGAATCGAACATCGTTACAGGTCGAAGGGGTTTGAAGCAGTTCAATGATATTTTTGGTTCTGGGGAAGGAAGGGCAAAGAAAGGGctcaattttcaagatttcGAGGAGAATGAGCGAAATGGAGGGAACGATATCAAGGTTTCGGCTACTGAGGCCGAGATTTCAGCGTTAAAGGAGGCTCTGGCTAAACTAGAAGCTGAGAAGGAAGCTGGTCTACTTCAATATCAACAGAGTCTTGATAAGCTGTCTAATCTTCAGTCAGAAGTCTCTCGTGCACAAGAGGACTCTACAAGACTTAATGACCGAGCCTCTAAAGCTGAAACTGAGGCTCAGAATTTGAGGGAAGCCCTCAGCAAACTAGAGAGTGAGCAGGAAGCTAGTCTGCTTAAATATCAGCAGTGCCTGGACAAAGTATCCCTTCTGGAGAGCGATATCGTTAACGTTCAAAGGGGTGCTGAAGAACTTACTGAGAGAGCAAGTAAAGCCGAGAACGAAGCTGAAAGTTTGAGGCAAGGCCTTGCTGAAGTAGGAGCTGAAAAGGAAGCTGCACTTGCTCGATATCGAGAGAGTTTAGAAAGGATAGTGAGACTAGAGGAGAAACTTCTTCATGCAGAGGAGAGTTCCAGACGATACAACGAACAAGCCGAAAAAGCTGAAAGTGAACTGATAATCCTTAAGCAAGCAGTCGAAAAATTAACGGAAGAAATCGAAGCTGCTGCTGTTCAGTACCTGCAGTGCTTGGAGAAGATTTCTAGTCTTGAATATAAACTTTCTTGTGCTGAAGAAGAGGCTGAAAGGCTGCATGGTCAAATCAATGAAGGAGTTATGAAGTTAAGAAGTGCTGAAGAAAAGTGTCATTTATTGGAGACATCAAACTTAGCTCTGCAATCTGAGTTAGAGTCTTTGGTACTGAAAATGGGGTCTCAAAAAGAAGAACTCACCGAGAATCAAAAAGAACTGGGAAGACTATGGAATTGCATGCAGGACGAGCACTTGCGGTTCGTTGAAGCCGAGACTGCTTTCCAAACATTGCAGGATATGCATTCTCGGACCGAAGAAGAATTGCGTTCGCTTGCTGCTGAGCATCAGAACAGgacacaaattttaaagaatcTGGAAATCCGAAATCAGAGCTTGGTTACAGAAGTCCAGGAGGCTAAGAATGAAAGCAGGAAACTTGATGAACTCAATATGTCTTCAGCTCTGTCAATAAAAAATCTACAAGATGAACTGTTGAGATTGAGGGAGAAGATAAGTAAACTCGAAGCAGAGGTCGAACATCGAACAAACGAAAGAAACGCCCTGCAGCAAGAAATCTACTGTCTGAAAGAAGAGATTAATGAattgaataagaaaaatgtAGCCATATTGGAGCAGGTGGAATCTACTGGCTACAATCTAGATTGCTTTGGAACATCTGTGAAGGAACTGCAAGATGAACATTCAAGGATGAAGGGGAGCTATGAGACAGAGAAAAGTGAGAAAGCAGCTCTCTTGGAGAAGCTAATTATTCTAGAGAAACTGGTCGAGAAAAACGCCTTTTTAGAAAATTCCATTTCTGATATGAGCGTCGACTTGGAAGAAACGAAGGAGAGGGTAAAGATGTTAGAAGAATCTTATCAATCTTTATTGGGAGAGAAATCAACTCTTTCTTCTGAGAAAGTTGTTCTGACCTCTCTGCTACAAGTTACAACTAAAAATCTGGAAGAACTCTCAGAAAAAAGTACAGTTCTAGAGAATTCCCATTCAGATGCAATGGCTGAACTTGAAGCATTAAGGGTGAAATCAAAGGATCTTGAGGACTCCTGCCAATTGCTTGATCAACAGAAGTCTGAGCTCAttacagagagagaaagcttACTATATCAGTTGGATACCTCCCATAACACTCTTGAAGATCTGAATAAAAGATACTGTGAATCATTAGAGAAGCATTTGGTGCTTGCCAACGAAAGAGAATCTGCATTTTGTGAAATAGAAAAGCTAAAGACTGATTTGGATGCTGAAAAACAAGTTCATTCTAGTTTTACCGAAATCAGCAAAAAACGGCTAGCTGATATGGAGTCGCAAATGCGTCGATTGCAAGAAGAATGCGATCACTGGAAGAAAGATTACGAGGGAGAAACGGAAAAAGCTATAAATTCCCAGTTTATGATCTTCGTCTTACAGAATTGCATGCAAGATATGAAGGATCATAATATCTCTTTAATTCTAGAGTCTCGAAAACTTTTCGAGGTATCAGAGAGGTCAAAAGAAGCTATCTCTGAATTAGAGCGCGAAAATCTTAACGCACAGGGGCAGATTAAATccttcattgagaaaaataaaatcctgAGGACAGGGCTTCAGCAGGTATTGACAACTCTTGACATTCATGCATATCATGGGTTTGATAATGAGGGTGAGCAAGATCAAACGTTTCTGAAGAACATATTTAGGAAACTtgaggaaaaacaaaattccatAAAGGAAATTTATGATGAATACTATCAGTTGGTGATTGAGAAATCTATTACTGAAAAGTTACTTCTGCAACTGAAAAATGAAGCTGCAAACATTTTGATGGAAAGGAATGCATTTGATCAGGAGCACAGAATCCAATCTGAGCAGATATTGATTCTCCAGAGTAGGATTCTGGAGTTGAGTGAAGAGCTGAGGTTGAATGTAATGAAGGGAAACCATAAAGAACAAGCATTCAAGACAGAAATGGAAAATGTATGCAGGAATCTGCATAATGTGCAGGAAGCTTACCAGATTTTACGAGTATCGAATTCCGAGGCTCTTGATGAGAAATCATCTTTGACAAAAGAAGTCGTCGACTTGGGAAAACAGAGGTGTCAACTGGAAGAAGAGAACAATGATATGTTCAATGAAACAATATTTCAAAGTCAACTTTTCCTCATTTGTAAGGATATTATCaatgaaattcttgaagaAATGAGAAAGCTTGCTGAGCGTAGGGATGAACTTCAGGTTAGAAACAACAACCTCGACGAGAGAGTAAGGGAACTGGAGAGGAAGTTTGGATATGAAAAAACGATGAACTTAGAACTCACAATGTTCTTGGAGAAGTCACGTAGCGAGGCTGAAAATTATTTGACCGAGAAGAACACACTTGATCAGGAGTATCAGAACCAATCGGAACGGTATTCGACACTCCAGGTTGAGATGGAGAAACTTCTAGAATTGAATGAGGAAATGAGGTTAAAAATAGTGGAGGGCAGCCGTAAAGAAGAAGCGCTAACGACCGAAATGTCGAATGTATGTAAAAAGCTGCAGAATTTGGAAGGGGCTTATCAGATATTACAAACTGAGAATTGCAAGGCCACTGAGGAGGAGAAGTTCTTGACAAATGAAATCTTGGGCTTGAGGAAGGAGAAACATGAATTAGAGGACACGAACATCGATATGTTCGGTGAAACAATATTTCGAAGTCAACTTTCTTTAATTTACAAGGATATTGTGTCTGAAAATCTTCAAGAACTTAGAAAGCTTGTTGAGTGCATGGATAAACTTCAGTCCACAAACAAAGACCTTGAAGAGAGTTTAAAAACAATGGAAGGGAAGTTGGAGGAAGAACAAACCAAGAACTCTGAGCTCATTATGTCCTTGGCGACGTCGGAACGTGTGATTGAGGAAACACGAACGTTGCTAAGCTTGAAGGAAGAGTTGGAGGAGatgaatgaagaacaaaagaagcaCATGGAGTTGGAGCTTCAGATGAAAAACAATGAAGTAGAATCATGGGAGAGTGAGGCTGCAACTTTGTTTGGTGAGCTGCAGATTTCTGCTATTCATCAATCAATTTACGAAGACAAGATTCATGAGCTAACAGAAGCATGCGAGATTCTTCAAGATAGAAATTCTTCAAAAGATTTGGAGATCAAATTGCTGAAGAACAAAATTGTTAGTTCAGAAGGAGAAAATGGCAGAATGAAAACAGAGTTGGCTGCATATGCGCCGGCTATTCAAACCTTGAAGGATTCTATAAGTTCTCTTGAAAAGCATGCAATTCCTTCAACAAAACAGCAAAAAGTCTACAAACAAGAAGTGAAG GAATCTGATTCCTCAACTTCCCAGCATCCTGAAAGCTTCCAGCAGCCAGATAGTGATCAAGTTCACCTTGATGGTTTGGTTGACCTGCAAGGTTTGAATAGAAGGATTCAAGCAATTGAAGTAGCATTTGAAGAATATGAGGGCCAGACTACACTAGAAAAGTTTAATGCCAGTGCCAAGCTAGAGAAAGCACTGAAGGAGATTGAGGAGATAAAATCTGGCCAAGAAAGTGGCCATCTGACCAACGACAAATCAGCACTTCGAGGACAGGAGCGTTATAATCGGTCGCATTCTAAGTCTGAAATATCTGAAGCAGGAAATGAAGTTCTGACAAAAGACATCCTACTCGATCGGGTTTCTGACCGTTCATCATATGGAAACAGCCAGAGAGAAACTGCAACACCTGGTGATCGGATGCTTCAGCTGTGGGAATCAACTGATCAAGATGGCAGCTATGATTGGGCGGCTGGCAAGGCTCCTATGGTGGCAAGCTCATCTACGGAGTACCGTTGGGTTGGATCGACTAGGAGACAAAGTAGCAAGGACCCTTCAAGCGAACCATTGGTCGAGAAGGAGTTGGGTGTGGATAAACTAGAGATCTCCAAGAGGCTCTCTGATCTCCCCCATGAAGGAAACAAGAGAAGGATTCTAGAAAGACTTGATTCTGATGTTCAGAAATTGGCAAATCTTCAGATAACTGTACaagatttgaagaagaagatggatgCTACAGAGAAGAGCAAGATAGAAAAAGGTCTTGAATATGATACAGTGAAGGAGCAAGTAGAAGAAGCTGAAGAAGCCATCACCAAATTGTATGAGATGAACCTTAAACTCACAAAGAATGTTCAAGATAGTTTTCTGGTTGCTGATGGATCATCCACACTGGAACCAGAGGAAAACGACAGTGTCCAAAGTAGGCGAATTTCAGAACAAGCACGGAAGGGATCAGAGAAGATCGGGCGATTGCAGTTGGAGTTAAAGAAGCTACAGTTTCTAATAATGAAACTAGATGGTGAAAGGGAGGCAAGGGGCAAAAGTAAAGTACTCGAGCGGAGTCCAAGAGTTCTTCTAAGAGACTATCTATATGGCGGGACGAGAACGAAGcagaagcaaaagaagaagacacCATTTTGTGCTTGTATGAAACCTCCAACAAAGGGTTGA